ggtaaatttattaaatttacccCAAAATCAAGACTTATGATAAGCACAATCAAAAACTACACTAGTGCATTTATCTGAATAATGACACGACGGGGACAGTCTTAGTTTGCCTGGATATTTAAGCTATTTTTGTGTTAAGTTCCATAACTTTCGATTGAGATttgcatatttatataaacgttaaattataagaattatattagttttgatcggatttattataataaatataattttattatatactaacagatactttgaaaagtaaaaaacaaaagtgACAATTCGAAAGCGCCGTTGAAGCCTATTTTAACAAATCTTTTATTTGAccgttaataataaataattaaaaatattttatatggtcTTTAATGGTGACTCTACCGCCTGTCGTCTTTTTGTCTacattttatcaaaatgtaGGTTATAAATGTAAGTGATAACAATAATTGTATAAACGTCccaattttaaaatgatatacaaatattatcgtaTAAAATACAAGCTGTCACGTGATTTCACCCGCAGCTCTCTGAAATTCTCAGAAATcgagtaggtatataaataattttgtactatCTGTACGTCCATTTTTGTTGTAGCTTAGCATAGCTTAAAGTACCTAGGGTGTCaatagtatatttcattataagTGTGGAAAGGCTGTCATTGCAAAGAGTTCCGATAAATGTCTACCCGAGCCGAGGCGCAACCGAAGGCGAGGGTTGACAGTCGGAACAAGTTGCAATGACGGTTCCGCACGtgtactgaacgactatttttaatacagttgcgaaaaaatggcgccaaccgtagaatataagcagagttttttttcttcacccattctggtaggcaaagggaactatgcccatacagccaagtcttcagtagaagttttttattgatatgaaatgaaaatgaaatttaatgagatgaaatgaaatgaaacctaaccaaactcattcaatcaaataattaaatctgatattgaaacaaattagtagcctttttttagaaatatacgtatttgcatgaatcataaaaacttctattaatgtttttagtaaaaactttatggttggtttttctttttaatagacattattttgacagttagaaagagaacgcacgagttcgggaaaggtaaaaaaaaagcacgagtatgtaatagcccacactccgaacgctatacgtccctgcaatgcgccactttttgagcaactgtattaaaaatatatttccaataaaataaccactctggtgtagagGTGCTAGTAGCCGcctaaaacactgacggtttgcgggttcgattcccgctcgggattgatatttgatttgtacaattatttcatacctgatagcgatctttactcatagtaggaaaaaTATCCGcgacgcattggagcagcgtggtggattaagctctgatccttctcctacatggggagagGTCgaagtccagcagtgggatattacaggctgaatcgatatgaatcgatatatatatagatatttatagtggtctgggcgtttgtgcttgtgtattgtgtgtgtttccagacccaccaacacaggagaaaatccaaCTGGGGCCAGTTGAGTGTAAAACGTTTAagcgtttataaaataaaattgtcaaaacaGTTAACTTCACCCGTACGAAGCCGCGGCGCAAAATTAGTTTgtagtataatataaacaaaacacgAAAAAAGTAAAGcccttataaaaataacttatatgttataaactcACTAAGTGAAGTAAAACAGTAATAATATCACACGGTCTTGCCCGTTTCAGTCACGTAGTAAATTGAGCTGTATTACGATCTCGTTACTACTAGATGAAgatgaagataaataaaaaaaagtacgcTTTAATATAAAAGAAGGAGGTAGTTTAAGGCTTCTTTACTAGTTTCTGATAATGTTTATCCGGCACGTTAGTTGCTGAGACTCAAAGAGACTTTTTTGTGATGATAATATGGAGAAACTTATTGTGCAACTTTAAGAAACGGGTTCAATGTACAAAAGACAATTTAGAATACTGACTAATAAAAATTcggctaaaaataattattgtaacaaatattaGCGCGCGATTCGGtagcaaaattattattatattataacaggATTTTGTTTAATAGTTTGGAATATAATGAGGcttgtttttgttattactaAGCATGATACTTTTCAAACTTTTTTACCTGAATTAactattaatacttttaatatttcacttaCAATTTTTAGACACAAAGCTGTCATTATGAcagctaaaatttaattttgtacacCATATATCTTAAAATGAAAACCAATATATAATTAGGCAAGTAATACTTCCTAAAAATTCACCGATGCGTTAAGAGCAACAACAACGCCAAGATATCCTATATATACAAATGCacaatgtatatatgtattacatactatatatatacacatatttagtTCGAACAGCATATAAACTTGAACaagtataaaaaacaacaaatatttaagtattaaatcTGTAACTTAGTAAAGCTCAAGCTAGACCCAAGACACGAGAGCGGGGATGCCTCATTCGTCTCGCTGCGGTCCATCGACCTCGCTGCACGCTCTCGAATCACCGAATAGACcattatataacattatttacgcTGCACTGGAAATAGGAAACCAGCATGAAGATATTTTAAACAATCCTTGAAATTTTCTGACAGGAATGTGAAATCAAGAACAGGCATGAGACATTCAGGTATTACTGGAGTAGCTAAGATAGatcaaaaataaatcctagtgTATTAGGCGTAGGATTTTAAGCTGATGTTGCTTCTGTTACAAAGTTACCTAGTATGTTGACTGTATGATATCACAATATCACAAAAATTGCTTCAACCAAATGTCATAGAAAATGCCGCGTTAAACTCACACAGGAGTTCACTAACCGAGGCCATAACTTGTGAGGAATCTATCATTAGACTCGAGTAATGATACCCTCCTGATCTATGGGACTTTTTTGTCACAGCCATCACCACACTTATAACAAACTTTAAAATGCAGTCCATCAACTAGAAAGTAAGTAATTAAAGCGATAAGCGAGGGAAAAAGTTTTTACCAGACGCAAGAAAGGTTTGGGAGTTAGAAGGTCGAACAAAAAACGTAATGGTGTGGAGTAACATGACGTAACGGAGCGATGACCTGACCATGATGATGAACCATGAGTCGGATTTGGACGTTCATGGCTCGCATATATAATACGATACTGTATTTAAATAAGCCTAAAGAAATTAAGGAAGAGCTACTTCCTTCCTGATAAGgttaaataatcatttatttttaccaaCTGCCACGTAGCTATTTATGGATCTGTTTACTAAATTTGATTTAGatcagatatttttattgattactagcgacccgccctggcttcgtacgggtgcaaaaactatcagtgttcttctactatgttatgcacgtattatacttataaaccttcctctggaatcactctatttaataaagataactgcatcaaaatccgttgcgtagtttacaagatctaagcatacagacagcaggaagcgactttgttttatactatgtagtgattacaAACgttctaaaaatacaaaaagaaatttaaaacaattatctttatattaatatagaaaaacaAGACGATATAAAAAACGTTGTCTACATGAATAGCTTTAAAATCTTGATTCCCTTTAGATAAATGGATTACAATAGACTTTTTGGAAGTGTCATGGTGTAGATTATAATCCGTTCGCGAAGAAAAGCGTCCGTGAACGTAaagtaaaatgattattatcattatttacgCAAGTTCACTCGTCTTCGGTGCACTTGCGCAAACAGCAGGTAACCAAGTCcttagatttatttaaatgctATCCACAGATGCATATCTGCCTGAGATCATTGAACTTGGCTCTTGATATCCGTATTATGAGCTGGATTTAGACTAGACCTGACGTTATTCTTATACTAAGTTTGGCTAATAAATCAATAGCTGTGATTTTGTTTTTGGCGTACCATATAGTCTGtggaatattttaaagaaattcacaaaaaaaaaatgtcagatgatatattttttctttatctgagttatctttattttacacttaGAATAAATAACTTTCGctctgtttttattaaattcgttAAAATTAGTAGACAAGCGAAatcaaaaacacatttattattattattaatttttattaacccATTATGTAGTCAAATGAAgcattatgtatttaaatgagTAGGCCTTCAGAAATTTATGGATTTCATTAAGAGGAATTTCGTTAGATTTATggtaatttgaataataaacattattttaaaataaatatttaattttgatgtaGGTACTTTACTACTAATAAACTACTTACTACTTTAAAATtggtatttaaatgtttttactaAGTATATACTTGATGCAGgtgtagaatatttttttttttgtctaaaaacATCAGGTTTCACATCAAACACCATTTTGTTTTTCTCATGCAGCTGAGCGTAAACTTTCGTCTGTTTCTTTACGCTCAGTTGACTGGGGGAACCGAACCTTTGACCCTGACAATTTGttcaattattactttaaagattattacatttattccGAATACTACTGATAAGGTGTGGAATGTCActgataaagtatttttaatttcatatctgTTAACTAAAACCGATATTACTTTTGTGTTACACATGGGATGAAAATCTCATTTCATAAGTAGGTACAAACGAttgataattatatatcaaataatacACACGGCAGCCATGTTTAACCTAATGTGACCTCATAAACTGACAATAGGCCGATCAGCTTCGAGATATACGAAGACGCCAATATGAATACTAATGAAGCGGAGTTAACCGCGGGAACAATCCATCTGGGTTTTATTTGTCTGAGTATTTACTGGTTGCACTTTATCACATACattgtatgtaaaaaattaaaattatacaggtATAATAATGGCATAAAGCCGTAACTATAAAGTACGATAACAATAATAGCATGTGATTAATGCGTAAGTTATAATATTCAGTGAAAGGAACAGAGctgaaaactttttaaatactaGCTAGGTACGTACTGATTCtataaataatacctataaaattattttagtatcgGTACTGACCTGTCATTTGTAACTGTCTCCTAGACGCCGGTGTGCGTGGGGTTCTCGGTGTCCGTGCTGCACGAGGTGTCTTTGGAGTCCGAGGGGTTCTTGTAGGGGTTCTTGGTGAACTGCCGGCGCTTCGTTTCGAAGGCGATCCCAGCATCCTCAGATCAGTGTTCTCAACGCACGCTAACGCCTCAGCTCCCGTTCTAGGACTTCCGTTTTCCTTATCCTCCTCACAAAACTTTACAGGTGATTCTAACTTGTTACCTTTGTAAGCACATTCTGTTTCGACATCAAAGTTGAATCGTCTGATGAACCGCTTTCGATCTCTCGCGTATTGTTCCGCCATCAGACGCATCGTCTCATCTCTATCCGGAGCTCCGAATAAACACTTGCAGCTTCCTCGTCTCCTTCTAGGAGTATTAGCTGTTCTCAGAGCCATACTCGAAGACATGTCGAACCTCCTTTGCTTGGGTGTACGTCCGCCCGCTGCCATCGTATCGCGTCAGGTGAGCACCGACTGGTTCACAGAAACATCTGACTAATAATCTCCCGAGAGAAAACAGCTGTCAGGTAGCGAGAGAGGGACGGAGCGCGGCGTGCGAGCGGGGGCGGCGAATGCACCTGGCCAGCGAAACCGCGCCAATTCTAACCTATAACACggcggcgtgcgcgcgcgcTTGCCGACTCCGTACGACTGACGCTTCGTTTCCCGCGCATCGCCGCGTGCGCCGATTTTGGCAGCCACTTGGCGCGCAAACCCTCGAATCAACAATAGTCCCAAGGACGCTTTTTATATGTCTCGGGATACAGGTGTACCTACTTCTTACAAGGgacgaaataaaatttcttgtATCAATAGCGTTCTAAGATCTTTGTAGCAATGATTTACTTACAAGTCATCTATCTGTGGCGTCGTTATCATTCGAGCGATAAATAAGCCATTAGTATCTACATGTTAAATAATGGTATAAAAAATTTTCGTTTCAAATatcttaaatttatatcaagttTGTATTTAAGTTCAATAATGCGGTTGACATTCCGAAGTATTTATCCAATTATTACAATGTCTCATATTGGAGTGCAACTTAGCGAGTTTCTTTGGATCAGTCCTACTGAAGAGGGTAGCCCACGAAGAGCTCTGAGAACCCTTGGAATATTTCCTTTAAAGTTTTCATCATTTCAATTCTATAAATTTACTTTCTACTAAgcacattattaaatattaattcgaagtttaaaattaaattaaagatggctttgaaattattgttcaataattttttacactTACTATATGTaactattatgtatatttatagaaaaactcTCTTAcacgtaattaaataaatgggTAAGCtatgaataaataagtttagaTGATCACATCATTAACTGAATGAgtcatttatgtatgtattacgtTTCGCTGTCTTTATACCTACAAATCCTTCACCTTCATTAAGCTTTGTCTAGGTACCTATAACAAATGTTTAATTcctaaataattgttaaaacgTTGAAATGACattgattttgatgatcattaattttttaatatttaataatcatcaaaactataaatatttgataaagttAAACTTAGGGAGTCATTTATgcaatttaaaaatcttttattgtataaatttttgtttttacgcTATGGGAATGGAACATTTCTTTTAGATTATAAAAAGTAAGACACTAGGAAcccacaggccgaagacgggcagcagagaCAAAgtaagccctgcggtcaccaccccacttgcccagcgtggtgattataagcaaaacacatgagttcacgctatttttagcgtgaacttgtggaggcttatgtccagcagtgggctgtgataggctgaaatgatgaacacactaatattaaaaatttaccaatggaacaaatattttcattggAAAAGtaaagcattaaaaaaatatgaaaagccagcctgtagcatcccacGGCTGGGCCTAGCTATATAGATAGGCctccttccccatgtaggataaggatcagagcttaatccaccacgctgctccgatgcgggttggcggatatattccctactatgagtaacgatcgttatcaggtgtacatgatacaaccgggactgacggcttaacgtgctctccgaggctcgaTGGGGAGATcctcaaggactgcacaaacacccagatcacggcaaacatctgtatggccaatacaaatgatatataatataatataaaacattaaaatgcacaaaatatcaattataaaaaataaaataaaaatcacgatTTTTACGATCCTGTTTAGCGAAGTCAgcgatatatttaattacatttcgaTCACGTAGTTCAATAACAATTTTGTCTTAAAATCACGAATATATGGCGCTAAGCTTcaacttttgttatttatatttttcgatacaatattttattacaatcaatttTACGACGACATTAAGTTGCATTCgtatatgttaaattaaaatttactgtccatcattttatttttctgacatcatctaaaaataaaaacatgaataCCAATATACCAAACAAAAAAaggtaacaaatattatatcagaaacattttgatttttaactgacttgaTAAAAGAGGGGGTAGGAGGTTCGTAATTCTTcgttatatttttgtgtgtaaCCTCTGAAGTGATTTCTTGATAGGAAGGAAGGGAGTTTACTTGTTATCTAACCcactgtttataaatataagtacacttagcattttttttttatataactatgtcgCCAAACAAGCGTTCGACGTAACtggtggtaaacgattaccgtaggcTATATGATGTATTGATGAGATTTGAGTTATCAATTAATTAGCTTATATTAttgcaaaaatacaaaatatttgaccATAGTACTTTAGGTATAggtaaagcagtattatttactggctgctccagatttgatcAGGATATATCCGGCTGTGCCCTACCgcagtaaaatttttgtatttgaaagCTAGTACTtgtcattgagatctgatgactagtTTTGTGAATTTTCCcttataatgcatatttatttgTCTTCGACTACATTGAtaattttatcgttttatttcttgttgatggatattgaagtcggttatttttttcttttaagaacacacactattattattttaccttcCTCCCGTAGCGGACGTAAGTATAGATACATACTGTATTAGTCTCAGGATACATACCTATAGTTCCtgattaaagaaagaaaaagctTCGTATTGTTCCTTTGATTGTAAATGATAAAAGTTTCACGTTTACTTTATTGCTTTAATCGTATatgaagttaaaaaatattagtcacaGTTGAAACACATTGAACAGAGAACTTCGTGGTTCACACACGAAATGCGGTCGACACGAAACGACACGACACGAAAATGGAACGTATATCAGCAGTaagtatctatacatataaataaaactgaagtgtatgtctgtgatttcaaagtACCTTTGttttacacgatactaaaaaCACCAAcaaaccatttttaaatttttgtccgtctgacTGTCTTTCTGTGTGTTTCTGTGTGTCCGGGCTAATCTTCAAAATAGCCgaagatatttttttgtgtgtttcaCCTCAAGATAAAGGAGATTGTGGAACAACTTAcatgttgtatatatatatatatataagtgtgtttgatatatatatttacaaatgtttAATATATGTTGTAGCCTATAGACTATTTATTACCTCGTTAAATAcaaaacttctttttattttaggtaAACGAGCAAAGAGCtctatttattgtttaatggTTACTGTCGCACATTCAAATCTGCAATAACGGAGGAGTTACGGGTGAGTTGTCGGTCTTTTGCGATTCTATTGTCACATTATATGTAATTGCAATCAGGTTGCGGATGGGGTACATTATTTTTGCTGTGCAATTGTCGTTGCCGCATTGCCagccagtggcgtagcgtggttgtcggccgcccggggcggaagaaaattttgccgcccccttatttaggtatttcaatttaaagtatactaaaacttacttagctgagtggctacgacatatagaatttagccaccccctttcatcccgtgggtgtcgtaagaggtgactaatgGATAGAAAagtgctaataataataataataatgataaagctttatttaattccatgcaaaattcatcaatccttatctcaatttacccaaatcaaaatttcaatcaattaaataacaatacaaaataattaatagtacttattagattttattagattagtgatcattattaagacatactatttcatgtaaaataaataaattaatctaatatataaaattctcgtgtcgcggtgtttgtagttaaactcctccgaaaggctagaccgattctcatgaagttttgtgtgcatattgggtaggtctgagaatcgaacaacatctatttttcatccccctaaatgttaactgTAGTCcacccataattttttttattttttatttttttatttttagatgaattatttatatttttatttttttatgatacatcattaaaaaacacatacaaccctaaattttcaaccttctacgatcaacccctatattttatttgttaattataaacttttttttttggcaggatttttatatttattttatcatgacttagaataaaaaaaattatattactcttaattttcaacctttctacgattaagccctatttttccatcgcaatttttattttttattatttttaataatttcctttaattgtgatttttttcttaattcaatttgatcttctgccttcgccggtcgataactatcaatcgatcagttatccccgctagaggtctacattacgttgtcacctctcatccagcaaacatcacggggatgagaataaagccggtctcctgtcttactcactatactgttttcggccattgtttttttttggttttatttgtgtaccgatcgtagtagtgactgttatacgtattattttaatttttctgtgcactaaataaagcatactttcattgtctacaacgctttcatttataagtaaatccccgcacacttatattatagtagatagtttattggcaaaacaacgtttgccaggtcagctagttaataatatgaaatagcaaagttccaataccactgtggaactagtgaagccgaccgatggcggtatagccatcctacagctagctttttaaatacacaaccgaagacgagcagcagcgtcttcggtgcgacaaagctagccctgcggtcactaacccgcctgcccagcgtagtgactatgggcaaaaaccctcaTGAGTTCGCGGTAGAATTTTAGGCCCTCAGTTCTCGGTAGCCCtactattcccggctacagcAGCGGCCGCGGTAACGGTGGGGCGGAGGGTGCTGAGGATCACCGGGATAAGGGAGGCTGCCACTCAAAACTACAGGTACTACATACCGGTTACGTATAATGGAGGCATGTTACGGCTGGACCACAACCTTACCGAACTGGAAGTAAAATCGAGTCttaaacttaaacttaagtgaagtatactggggttgtctgaagtttgaagagagggcgaagacacgatgatcctggactccgggcacttgttctgcttccgtgaaggtgatgggctttcccaaggtggcgtcgattttctggtccacaagactctcactaacaacgtgtCAGCAATGTGTCGaaccgggtagcgtaccttgtacttaaactctctgacaggtactccctagAAGTGATACAGCTCTATGCGCCGACCTCAGCACAATCTGacaatgaagtcgaagccttgtatgacgatattactagggccatgcatgggactacttcggccttctacaacgttgttatgggaaacttcaacgctaaagtgggaatacaagaccgcgacgaatcgaggatcggaccacacgggtaggggcacaggaatcgcaggagacagatgctcgtcaactactacgagtcagaggggctcttcttgatgaattcaattttttgagaagaagccccaaaggcggtgtacatggcaaagccccaacACTATgatgaggaacgagatagattcatcatagcggataaaaggcatatattcagagatgtcttcTTGGTTAATTGGTTTAACACTGGCAGTAACCACCGGCTATTGCGgagcactttaaatatatacctccgaaaagagcgggcccgcttagtgaaatctactctccgacgtacgctgccccaattactatgtggctccgagcagtttcaatgggaacttcaaaaccgattcgattcgctggaaactactggcaacgtggaagagatgaccgacaacgtggtgaagacggtgtggtcactaggtcgtaggcactttccgccgacgaagtcaacaaagcagtccaactctcttccgaagccttggatctaatGTGGCGGAGGCGCGAGTTACTCACTGCTCAagcagcttcgccagaacagagggcactttccaagaagatacgaaaacttgtacgccaagacctccactgctcaaatacgagagagattgctactctgattgagcagaatagggataacgtagttacgactgagctacttaaagccaca
Above is a window of Melitaea cinxia chromosome 19, ilMelCinx1.1, whole genome shotgun sequence DNA encoding:
- the LOC123662629 gene encoding uncharacterized protein LOC123662629, which gives rise to MAAGGRTPKQRRFDMSSSMALRTANTPRRRRGSCKCLFGAPDRDETMRLMAEQYARDRKRFIRRFNFDVETECAYKGNKLESPVKFCEEDKENGSPRTGAEALACVENTDLRMLGSPSKRSAGSSPRTPTRTPRTPKTPRAARTPRTPRTPASRRQLQMTDYWTLRKHAELASSDKEN